From Rattus rattus isolate New Zealand chromosome 17, Rrattus_CSIRO_v1, whole genome shotgun sequence, the proteins below share one genomic window:
- the Prss54 gene encoding inactive serine protease 54 — protein MAELRGILLLLLYMSHSSSAVCGIQKANIVDNLHENLVSSTEFPWVVSIQDKQYTHLAFGCILSEFWILSTASALQNRKEVIAVVGIANMDPRKADHKEYSIHVIIPHENFNNKSMRSNIALLRTDSAIHFDDLVQPICFLSKTLHKPPALKNCWVAGWNPTSATGNHMTMSILRRISVNDIEVCPLHRQQKTECASHTNKDSNICLGEPGNPMMCQEKKLDLWILRGLLAYGSDLCPGLLLYTSVEDYSNWIIAKTRKAGLPLFSIHPWEKLVFELPFHQSNIALTKNSYSVHSYAWPQSYSQGLRMSTMYDKQKDVWQNLRVNGQQEAGRPSNVAIQPTYYDYYGGEAGEGRAVAGQNRLHWSQERILMSFVLVFLGSGV, from the exons ATGGCAGAGCTGAGAGggatcctgctgctgctgttgtacaTGTCCCACTCGTCATCTGCCG TTTGCGGCATCCAGAAAGCCAACATCGTGGACAACTTACACGAGAACCTCGTGAGCAGCACCGAGTTCCCCTGGGTGGTGTCCATACAGGACAAACAGTACACCCACCTGGCGTTTGGCTGCATTCTCAGCGAGTTCTGGATCCTCAGCACGGCCTCCGCTCTCCAGAACAG GAAGGAGGTCATTGCTGTTGTTGGCATAGCTAACATGGATCCCCGGAAGGCTGACCACAAAGAGTATTCAATCCATGTCATCATCCCCCACGAGAACTTTAACAACAAGTCAATGCGCAGTAACATAGCCCTCCTGAGGACAGACTCCGCCATACACTTCGACGACCTGGTCCAGCCCATCTGCTTCCTAAGCAAAACTCTACACAAACCGCCAGCCTTGAAGAACTGCTGGGTAGCAGGATGGAATCCCACGTCTGCA ACAGGAAATCACATGACAATGAGTATCCTGAGGAGAATCTCCGTGAATGACATTGAGGTGTGCCCTTTACAtagacaacagaaaacagaatgtgCCAGTCACACAAATAAGGACTCCAACATTTGCCTG GGGGAGCCAGGAAACCCTATGATGTGCCAAGAAAAGAAGCTGGATCTCTGGATTCTGAGAGGACTTCTGGCCTATGGAAGTGACTTGTGCCCTGGCCTGCTTCTGTACACCAGTGTGGAAGACTACAGCAACTGGATCATAGCCAAGACGAGGAAGGCTGGTCTTCCCCTCTTCTCGATCCACCCCTGGGAGAAGCTGGTCTTTGAGCTCCCCTTTCACCAATCAAATATTGCCCTGACAAAGAATTCGTATTCTGTACATAGCTATGCATGGCCCCAATCCTACTCCCAAGGACTAAGAATGTCCACTATGTATGACAAGCAAAAGGATGTGTGGCAGAACCTCAGGGTAAATGGGcaacaggaagcaggcaggcctTCCAATGTGGCTATTCAACCCACGTACTATGACTACTACggtggggaggcaggggaaggcaggGCTGTGGCTGGCCAGAACAGGCtgcattggtcccaagaaaggaTCTTGATGTCCTTCGTGCTTGTTTTCTTGGGCAGCGGTGTCTAG